A genomic segment from Pseudomonas sessilinigenes encodes:
- a CDS encoding autotransporter-associated beta strand repeat-containing protein — protein MNVRHARDVFVNLSPLSMAIRLGIAGLLWSLASPAAMAACSPANPVANDTVNCTGNATAILTNAFASSADNLTVNVGSGATFNSLLGGTAISLTGNGITFNNNGTVDPALLGLVTLLSNGVVIGNGSAGVVNVNNSATGTLNGTSGILGLNLGTLNGMALNINNGAGGSTTIVNNGSIGSSALLGLTLLSADAPVVAVRGGSQVNMTNNGTLVGRVAFQSSTAGNNFTNTGQITGGVSLGAGSTNSFTAVTGSSVSSGGGIGIALGGLLGVDLTFAPTGQIDGGAGGSNTLLLQNTLGVGGGTTGSGTVSSANYVNFNNLTLNSGTWTLQGPVVSGNTTLNGGVALYNNSATFGSGLLTSNGGVLQASTAGLTLNNLISLGAGGLTLQGSNDTTLAGVISGGGGLVKSGAGQLTLNGANTYTGSTTLNGGTVQVGNNQAFSTSTVTLGGAATLSAPGTVNLGNSLVLNNALSTSGVGALTLSGVLSGSAALNKGGTGSLTLSGNNTGFSGTTNLNTGSLILGNNNALGSGLLSTAGGTTLDTNTAISLGNALALAGNLTLGGSNALTLGGLVSGAGGLIKNGSADLTLNSANAYLGNTALNTGRLIVGNAGALSTGTLNAAAGTTLDANTALSLGNNVNLAGALTIGGTQNLGLSGQINGAGGLNKNGTASLTLSGNNGFLGNTNLNSGSLIVGSNLALGLGVLNTAAGTTLDSSTSVSLGNTLNLAGNLNLAGSNALTLGGLITGTGGLTKNGTAGLTLNGSNTYQGGTLLNGGTLTLGNSGALGSGALTVGGAANLAGSTSLDLLNDIVLNADLTLDGLNPLILDGDVSGAYGLVKNGGANLTLNGNNSYQGGTLLNAGNLTLGSATALGSGALTVGGASSLSAGSALSVGNAINLNANLTVGGSNALTLGGTIGGSAGLIKSGSSSLTLSGTNTYQGNTALNGGTLILGANGALGNGTLNAANGTSLDASTAVSIGNGLNLGGNLTIAGSNALTLGGVIGGIGGLIKNGSADLILNGANAYLGNTTLNAGRLIVGNANALGGGALNAAAGTTLDSNTVVSLGNQVNLGGGVTIGGGADLTLAGVVGGIGSLIKNGNANLTLNGANTYQGGTTLNAGTLTLGNNGALGNGVLTVAGAANLDSAPGISLNNNLTLNANLTLPGSNDLTLGGVIGGTGQLIKNGTTNLTLNGINTYQGGTALNAGTLTLGNSGALGTGALTVGGAATLDNSTPMALGNNLTLNADLTLAGNNNLILAGVIGGSSGLIKDGLADLSLSGNNTFSGPLNVLAGSVTTLSSGALGNSSGANISAGASLNLGANASLGGLTGSGSVQLSPGVALSVGGSNASSVFNGDLSGSGQLTKVGSGTLTLGGINGLTGNSLVSGGTLKVDGSLASGTVNVASGGTLTGSGSLLGALDVASGGHLALNSGNTLSVGSLVLNSGANLDANLGAPSTTSLLNVGGNLTLGGQLNVSDAGGFGVGVYRLINYTGSLVDLGLNVASVPLGFNLGDLVVQTSVGNQVNLLVSGGTNIRFWDGSQTVPNGAVDGGSGTWDSLNSNWTSVNGTLNQTWGNGFAVFQGTAGTVNVAGAQSFTGMQFVTDGYNLVGAPGGSLTAVNGSGGNTSIRVDPNATATLGVAINGSGTLAKLDSGTLVLNGNNSYSGGTSLQGGTLVVGNNSALGTGALSTANGTTLDSNTAVTLGNAVTLAGALNIAGSNALTLGGVIGGSGSLVKNGSANLTLGGNNTYLGPTALNAGGLILASNTALGGGALNAAAGTSLDASTAVSLTNVLNLAGNLGIGGTADLTLGGMINGAGGLTKNGAANLTLNANNGFTGGTLLNAGTLTLGNNGALGTGGLTVGGAATLDASSALSLANALTLNANLTLAGSNDLTLGGVIGGAGQLIKNGAGNLTLGGVNNYQGGTLLNAGTLTLAQATALGSGALTVGGTATLANSAPLVLTNDLNVNAGLTLAGANDLTLGGVIAGSGTLTKNGAANLTLSGNNSFSGPINVLAGSLTTQSSGALGNSAGVNLAAGSNLNLGASASLGSLSGSGAVAIGSGNTLTLGSGNQGSTFGGSLDGSGQLIKAGTGTLNLSGTSTLSGNTQVNGGTLNLSGSLASAAVTVNSGATLTGNGSLGGALTVADGGHLALSSGNTLSAGSLVLGANSNLDVGLGAPVNGGGNALVNVGGNLTLDGTLNVSDIGGFGTGVYRLINYTGALTDNGLNFGTLPGSVVPGDLQLQTAVGNQVNLLVSAPNTTVLFWDGSQTTGNGVIDGGSGTWGSGTSNWTSVDGSSNQAWGGSFAVFQGNAGTVTVNGTQSLTGMQFVTDGYNLVGGVGGALNLVNGGTGNTAIRVDPNATATLGVTLTGSGTLAKLDSGTLVLNGNNSYSGGTSLQGGTLVVGNDSALGSGALSTANGTTLDSNTAVSLGNGLNLAGALNIGGSNALTLGGVVGGTGGLVKNGNASLTLNGVNTYQGGTLLKAGQLVLGNDNALGSGALTVGGNAQLDSPVALQLANAITLGAQLNLANQQALTLSGAISGNGSLVKNGSGDLLLSGANTYSGGTTLNAGTTRGDASSLQGSILNNAALMFQQNANGTYAGNLSGNGTLIKQGSGTLLLTGNNSFTGTTQVQDGSLLVNGSLASGNVQVANGASIGGSGQLTGTVQLGDGASLKAGGSATPLSVGGLVLSSGTNLDFSLGQATSSTTAVNVAGNLTLDGTLNITDAGNFGVGVYQLFRYGGTLTNNGLNYGTLPGGVLPGSLSLQTALANQVNLLVQGAPGQVQFWNGGQTTANGSIGGGSGTWGSSTNWTDPTGTQTQGAGNQFVIFGGQGGTVTVAGNQSFTGMQVLDSGYNFVAGSNGSLSPTNGSDGSLAKVRINGGVVTQIDAPLVGSGGIEKTDAGVLLLTGANTYTGGTTVSGGTLAGNTTSLQGRMLVNARMLFAQNSNGVFNGLLSGTGTVVKQGAGLLQLNGNQPFSGTLAVEQGTVQIGDAPASLAGQVVVSNGAALQGNGSVGGLVNNGLVSSGGPIGKLAVTGNFSNGSTGTLQLTPTSATSPALQVGGTANLAGNLQVTGLNYGGGTTSYSLINAGGGITGTFSSSNLPQLVFLDTSLAYSANQVNLNVSRNQTAFVDVAQTRNQRGVAAALGAYSGDDDDPADQLNDQILGLDRAGAQNAFNSLSGEIHASTVSALLEDSRYMRDALNDRMRQPGCNSSQDDPRQVLASRENRLSSSGCQGEMVGWMRVLGTWGDMSGNSNTAKLDRNLSGFVLGSDRQLDDTWRAGAAVGYTRSDLKASQRQSEATVNTTHLGAYLNSQFDAVAVRLGAAYSWHKIETKRDVAVGSYSDRLKADYNARSAQVFGEVGYAMDAAGVALEPFVGLSYVNYDSDTGKEKGGAAALKAKASQDVTFSTVGLRAGKRITLSNGQQLTPRLGLGWRHAYGDTKPDADLSFIDGGTSFTTQGVPIAKDSALVEAGLDYQVTPAGKLGIGYSGQLSGQTKDHAMTLNFSLDF, from the coding sequence GTGAACGTTCGTCATGCCAGGGATGTGTTTGTCAATCTGTCTCCTCTGTCCATGGCCATCCGCCTTGGAATAGCCGGCCTGCTCTGGAGCCTGGCCAGCCCAGCTGCCATGGCAGCCTGTTCGCCAGCCAACCCGGTGGCCAACGACACCGTCAACTGCACTGGCAATGCCACAGCGATCCTGACCAACGCCTTCGCCAGCTCTGCCGATAACCTGACGGTCAACGTCGGCAGTGGTGCGACGTTCAACTCATTGCTCGGCGGCACGGCGATCAGCCTCACCGGCAACGGCATTACCTTCAACAACAACGGAACCGTCGATCCGGCCCTGCTCGGGCTGGTGACCCTGCTCAGCAATGGCGTGGTGATCGGCAACGGTTCCGCCGGGGTGGTCAACGTCAACAACAGCGCCACCGGTACGCTGAACGGTACGTCAGGCATCCTCGGCCTGAACCTGGGCACGCTCAACGGCATGGCGCTGAACATCAACAACGGCGCGGGCGGCAGCACCACCATCGTCAACAACGGCAGCATCGGTTCCTCGGCATTGCTGGGCCTGACCCTGCTCTCTGCCGATGCGCCGGTGGTGGCGGTGCGTGGGGGCTCCCAGGTCAACATGACCAACAACGGCACCCTGGTAGGCCGGGTGGCGTTCCAATCCTCGACGGCTGGCAACAACTTCACCAACACCGGGCAGATCACCGGAGGCGTGTCCCTGGGCGCTGGCAGTACCAACAGCTTCACCGCGGTGACCGGCTCCTCGGTCAGCAGTGGCGGCGGGATCGGCATCGCCCTGGGCGGCCTGCTGGGGGTCGACCTGACATTTGCTCCTACGGGGCAGATCGACGGTGGCGCTGGCGGTTCCAACACCCTGTTGTTGCAAAACACCCTGGGCGTGGGTGGCGGCACCACCGGCAGTGGCACGGTTTCCAGTGCCAACTACGTCAACTTCAACAACCTGACCCTCAACAGCGGCACCTGGACACTGCAGGGGCCGGTGGTCAGCGGCAATACCACGCTCAATGGCGGGGTGGCCCTGTACAACAACAGCGCCACCTTCGGCAGCGGCCTGCTGACCTCCAATGGTGGTGTGCTGCAAGCCAGTACCGCCGGCCTGACCTTGAACAACCTGATCAGCCTGGGCGCTGGCGGCCTGACCCTGCAAGGCAGCAACGACACCACCCTGGCCGGGGTGATTTCCGGTGGCGGCGGGCTGGTCAAGTCCGGCGCCGGGCAACTGACCCTCAATGGCGCCAACACCTACACCGGCAGTACCACGCTCAATGGCGGCACGGTGCAGGTGGGCAACAACCAGGCCTTCAGCACTTCCACCGTGACCCTGGGCGGCGCGGCCACCTTGAGCGCGCCAGGCACCGTCAACCTGGGCAATAGCTTGGTGCTCAACAACGCCTTGAGTACCAGCGGTGTCGGCGCGCTGACCCTGTCCGGCGTCCTCAGCGGCAGCGCCGCGCTGAACAAGGGCGGCACTGGCAGCCTGACCCTGAGCGGCAACAACACTGGCTTCAGCGGCACCACCAACCTCAATACCGGCAGCCTGATCCTGGGCAACAACAATGCCTTGGGCAGTGGCTTGTTAAGCACGGCCGGTGGCACCACCCTGGATACCAACACCGCCATCAGCCTGGGCAACGCCCTGGCCCTGGCCGGCAACCTGACCCTGGGCGGCAGCAATGCCCTGACCCTGGGCGGCCTGGTCAGCGGTGCCGGTGGCCTGATCAAGAACGGCAGCGCCGACCTGACGCTCAATTCGGCCAATGCCTACCTGGGCAACACCGCCCTGAATACCGGGCGCTTGATCGTCGGCAATGCCGGCGCCCTGAGCACCGGCACCCTCAACGCGGCGGCCGGTACGACGCTGGATGCCAACACCGCCTTGAGCCTGGGCAACAACGTCAACCTGGCCGGCGCCCTGACCATTGGCGGCACCCAGAACCTGGGGCTGTCCGGGCAGATCAACGGTGCCGGTGGGCTGAACAAGAACGGCACGGCAAGCCTGACCCTGTCCGGCAATAACGGCTTCCTGGGCAACACCAACCTCAACAGCGGGTCGTTGATCGTCGGCAGCAACCTGGCCCTGGGCCTGGGCGTGCTCAATACCGCCGCCGGCACTACCCTGGACAGCAGCACCTCGGTGTCCCTGGGCAATACCCTGAACCTGGCCGGCAACCTCAACCTGGCCGGCAGCAACGCGCTGACCCTGGGCGGGCTGATCACCGGCACCGGTGGCCTGACCAAGAACGGCACGGCGGGGCTGACCCTCAATGGCAGCAACACCTACCAGGGCGGAACCTTGCTCAACGGCGGCACCCTGACCCTGGGCAACAGCGGCGCCCTGGGCAGCGGCGCCTTGACCGTGGGCGGCGCGGCGAACCTCGCCGGCAGCACCAGCCTGGACCTGCTCAATGACATAGTGCTCAACGCCGACCTGACCCTGGACGGGCTCAATCCGCTGATCCTGGATGGCGACGTCAGCGGCGCCTATGGACTGGTCAAGAACGGTGGCGCCAACCTCACCCTCAATGGCAACAACAGCTACCAGGGCGGCACCTTGCTCAATGCCGGCAACCTGACCCTGGGTAGCGCCACGGCCCTGGGCAGCGGTGCGCTGACCGTGGGCGGCGCCAGTTCGCTGAGTGCCGGCAGCGCCCTGAGCGTGGGCAATGCCATCAACCTCAACGCCAACCTGACGGTGGGCGGTAGCAATGCCCTGACCCTGGGCGGCACCATCGGCGGCAGCGCCGGGCTGATCAAGAGTGGCAGTTCCAGCCTGACCCTCAGCGGTACCAATACCTACCAGGGCAATACCGCCCTCAACGGCGGCACGCTGATCCTGGGCGCCAACGGCGCCCTGGGCAATGGCACGCTGAATGCTGCCAACGGCACCAGCCTGGACGCCAGTACCGCGGTCAGCATCGGCAATGGGCTGAACCTGGGCGGCAACCTGACGATCGCCGGCAGCAATGCTCTGACCTTGGGTGGCGTGATCGGCGGGATCGGCGGCCTGATCAAGAATGGCAGCGCCGACCTGATCCTCAACGGTGCCAACGCCTACCTGGGCAATACCACCCTCAATGCTGGCCGGTTGATCGTCGGTAACGCCAATGCCCTGGGCGGCGGTGCGTTGAATGCGGCCGCAGGCACTACCCTGGACAGCAACACGGTGGTGAGCCTGGGTAACCAGGTGAATCTCGGCGGCGGGGTCACTATCGGTGGCGGCGCCGACCTGACCCTGGCCGGGGTGGTCGGCGGGATCGGCAGTTTGATCAAGAACGGCAACGCCAACTTGACCCTGAACGGCGCCAACACCTACCAGGGCGGCACCACGCTCAACGCCGGGACCCTGACCCTGGGCAACAATGGCGCCCTGGGCAACGGAGTGTTGACCGTGGCTGGCGCGGCAAACCTGGACAGCGCACCAGGTATCAGCCTGAACAACAACCTGACCCTCAATGCCAACCTGACCCTGCCCGGCAGCAACGACCTGACCCTGGGCGGGGTCATCGGTGGTACGGGGCAATTGATCAAGAACGGCACGACCAACCTGACGCTCAACGGCATCAACACCTACCAGGGTGGCACCGCGCTCAATGCCGGGACCCTGACCCTGGGCAACAGCGGGGCCCTGGGCACCGGCGCCCTGACTGTTGGCGGCGCCGCGACCCTGGACAACAGCACGCCAATGGCCCTGGGCAACAACCTGACCCTCAATGCCGACCTGACCCTGGCCGGCAACAACAACCTGATCCTGGCTGGGGTGATCGGCGGCAGTTCCGGGTTGATCAAGGACGGCCTGGCGGACCTGTCCCTGAGTGGCAACAACACGTTCAGCGGACCCTTGAACGTGCTGGCCGGCAGTGTGACCACGCTCTCCAGCGGCGCCCTGGGCAACAGTTCCGGGGCCAATATCAGCGCGGGCGCCAGCCTCAACCTGGGCGCCAATGCCAGCCTTGGCGGGTTGACCGGCAGCGGCTCGGTGCAACTCAGCCCCGGGGTGGCGCTGAGTGTCGGTGGAAGTAACGCCAGCTCGGTGTTCAACGGCGACCTCAGTGGCAGCGGGCAGTTGACCAAGGTCGGCAGCGGCACCCTGACCCTGGGCGGCATCAATGGCCTGACCGGCAACAGCCTGGTCAGCGGCGGCACCCTGAAGGTCGACGGTTCCCTGGCCAGCGGCACGGTCAACGTCGCCAGCGGCGGGACCCTGACCGGCTCCGGTTCGTTGCTGGGCGCCCTGGATGTGGCGTCCGGTGGCCATCTGGCGCTGAATTCGGGCAATACCCTGTCGGTGGGCTCGCTGGTGCTCAACAGCGGCGCCAACCTGGACGCCAACCTTGGCGCGCCGTCCACCACTTCGCTGCTCAATGTCGGCGGCAACCTGACCCTGGGCGGCCAACTCAACGTCAGCGATGCCGGTGGTTTCGGCGTGGGCGTCTATCGCCTGATCAACTACACCGGCAGCCTGGTGGACCTGGGGCTGAACGTGGCCAGCGTACCGCTGGGCTTCAACCTTGGCGACCTGGTGGTGCAGACCAGCGTCGGCAACCAGGTCAACCTGCTGGTATCGGGGGGGACCAACATTCGCTTCTGGGACGGCAGCCAGACAGTGCCCAATGGCGCGGTCGATGGTGGCAGCGGCACCTGGGACTCGCTGAACAGCAACTGGACCTCGGTCAATGGCACCCTCAACCAGACCTGGGGTAACGGTTTTGCGGTCTTCCAGGGCACTGCGGGTACGGTCAACGTGGCCGGGGCGCAGAGTTTCACCGGCATGCAGTTCGTCACCGACGGCTACAACCTGGTGGGGGCCCCCGGTGGTTCGCTGACGGCGGTCAACGGCAGCGGTGGCAATACCTCGATCCGCGTCGACCCGAACGCCACCGCCACTCTCGGCGTGGCGATCAACGGCAGCGGCACCCTGGCCAAGCTCGACAGCGGCACCCTGGTGCTCAATGGCAACAACAGCTATAGCGGCGGCACTTCGCTGCAGGGCGGTACCCTGGTGGTGGGCAACAACAGCGCCCTGGGTACAGGTGCCTTGAGCACCGCCAATGGCACCACCCTGGACAGCAACACCGCGGTCACCCTGGGCAATGCCGTGACCCTGGCCGGCGCACTGAATATCGCCGGTTCCAACGCCCTGACCCTGGGTGGGGTGATCGGTGGCAGCGGTAGCCTGGTCAAGAACGGCAGCGCCAACTTGACCTTGGGCGGCAACAATACCTACCTGGGGCCTACCGCGTTGAACGCGGGCGGCCTGATCCTGGCCAGCAACACCGCCCTGGGCGGCGGTGCGCTGAATGCGGCCGCTGGCACCAGCCTGGACGCCAGCACGGCGGTCAGCCTCACCAATGTGCTCAACCTGGCCGGCAACCTGGGTATCGGCGGTACCGCCGACCTGACCCTGGGCGGGATGATCAATGGAGCAGGCGGCCTGACCAAGAATGGTGCGGCCAATCTGACCCTGAACGCTAACAATGGCTTCACCGGCGGCACCTTGCTCAACGCCGGGACCCTGACCCTGGGCAACAACGGCGCCCTGGGCACCGGTGGCCTGACCGTGGGCGGTGCCGCGACCCTGGACGCCAGCAGTGCCCTGAGCCTGGCCAATGCCCTGACCCTCAATGCCAACCTGACCCTTGCCGGCAGTAACGACCTGACCCTGGGTGGAGTCATCGGCGGTGCCGGCCAGCTGATCAAGAACGGCGCCGGCAACCTGACCCTGGGCGGGGTCAACAACTACCAGGGCGGTACCCTGCTCAACGCCGGCACCCTGACCCTGGCCCAGGCCACGGCCCTGGGCAGCGGCGCGCTGACCGTGGGCGGCACCGCGACCCTGGCCAACAGTGCGCCGCTGGTGCTGACCAACGACCTTAACGTCAATGCCGGGCTGACCCTGGCCGGGGCCAACGACCTGACCCTGGGTGGCGTGATCGCTGGCAGCGGGACCTTGACCAAGAACGGCGCGGCCAACCTGACCCTGAGTGGCAACAACAGTTTCAGTGGCCCCATCAACGTGCTGGCCGGCAGCCTGACCACCCAGAGCAGCGGTGCCCTGGGCAATAGCGCCGGCGTCAACCTGGCCGCTGGCAGCAACCTCAACCTCGGAGCCTCGGCCAGCCTGGGCAGCCTGAGCGGCAGCGGTGCGGTGGCCATCGGCAGCGGCAATACCCTGACCTTGGGCAGCGGTAACCAGGGCAGCACGTTCGGCGGCAGCCTGGACGGCAGCGGGCAACTGATCAAGGCCGGTACCGGCACGCTCAATCTCAGCGGCACCAGTACCCTGAGCGGCAACACCCAGGTCAACGGCGGCACGCTGAACCTCAGCGGCTCGCTGGCCAGCGCCGCGGTCACGGTCAACAGCGGCGCGACCCTGACCGGCAACGGCAGCCTGGGCGGTGCCCTCACCGTGGCCGATGGCGGGCACCTGGCGCTGAGTTCCGGCAACACCCTGTCGGCAGGCTCATTGGTACTGGGCGCCAACTCCAACCTGGACGTGGGGCTCGGCGCGCCGGTCAACGGTGGTGGCAATGCCCTGGTCAACGTCGGTGGCAACCTGACCCTGGACGGCACCTTGAACGTGAGCGACATCGGCGGCTTCGGCACCGGCGTCTATCGCCTGATCAACTACACCGGGGCGCTGACCGACAACGGCCTCAACTTCGGCACCCTGCCCGGCAGCGTGGTGCCAGGCGACCTGCAGCTGCAAACCGCCGTGGGCAACCAGGTCAACCTGCTGGTGAGTGCCCCCAACACCACCGTGCTGTTCTGGGATGGCTCGCAGACCACGGGCAACGGCGTGATCGACGGCGGCTCCGGTACCTGGGGCAGTGGCACCAGCAACTGGACGTCGGTCGATGGCAGCTCGAACCAGGCCTGGGGCGGCAGCTTCGCGGTGTTCCAGGGCAATGCCGGCACCGTGACCGTGAACGGCACGCAAAGCCTCACCGGCATGCAGTTCGTCACCGACGGCTACAACCTGGTAGGCGGCGTGGGCGGGGCTCTGAACCTGGTCAATGGCGGTACCGGCAACACGGCGATTCGGGTCGATCCGAACGCCACCGCCACCCTCGGCGTGACGCTCACCGGCAGCGGCACCCTGGCCAAGCTCGACAGCGGCACCCTGGTGCTCAATGGCAACAACAGCTACAGCGGCGGCACCTCGCTGCAGGGCGGCACCCTGGTGGTGGGCAATGACAGCGCCCTGGGCAGCGGTGCCCTGAGCACCGCCAATGGCACCACCCTGGACAGCAACACGGCGGTGTCCCTGGGCAATGGACTGAACCTGGCTGGTGCATTGAACATCGGCGGTTCCAATGCCCTGACCCTGGGCGGTGTGGTCGGTGGCACCGGCGGCCTGGTGAAGAATGGCAACGCCAGCCTGACCTTGAACGGCGTCAATACCTACCAGGGCGGTACCTTGCTCAAGGCCGGGCAATTGGTCCTGGGCAACGACAACGCCTTGGGCAGTGGGGCCCTGACGGTGGGCGGCAACGCCCAGCTCGACAGTCCGGTGGCGCTGCAGTTGGCCAATGCCATTACCCTTGGCGCGCAGTTGAACCTGGCCAACCAGCAGGCCCTGACCCTCAGCGGCGCGATCAGTGGCAATGGCTCGTTGGTGAAGAATGGCAGCGGCGATTTGCTGCTCAGCGGCGCCAATACCTACAGCGGCGGTACCACGCTCAACGCAGGCACCACCCGCGGCGATGCCAGCAGCTTGCAGGGCTCGATCCTCAACAATGCCGCGCTGATGTTCCAGCAGAACGCCAATGGCACCTATGCCGGCAACCTCAGCGGCAACGGCACCTTGATCAAGCAAGGCAGCGGCACGCTGTTACTGACCGGCAACAACAGCTTTACCGGCACCACCCAGGTGCAGGACGGCTCGTTGCTGGTCAACGGCAGCCTGGCCAGCGGCAATGTGCAGGTGGCCAATGGCGCCAGCATTGGCGGTAGCGGCCAGCTCACCGGTACCGTACAGCTGGGCGATGGCGCCAGCCTCAAGGCCGGCGGCAGTGCCACGCCGTTGTCCGTGGGCGGCCTGGTGCTGTCTTCCGGCACCAACCTGGACTTCAGCCTGGGCCAGGCCACCAGCTCCACCACGGCGGTCAACGTGGCCGGCAACCTCACCCTGGACGGCACCTTGAACATCACCGATGCCGGAAACTTCGGCGTAGGCGTCTACCAACTGTTCCGCTACGGCGGCACCTTGACCAACAACGGCCTGAACTACGGCACGCTGCCTGGTGGCGTGCTGCCGGGCTCCCTGAGCCTGCAGACCGCCCTGGCCAACCAGGTCAACCTGCTGGTACAGGGCGCGCCAGGCCAGGTGCAGTTCTGGAACGGCGGCCAGACCACGGCCAACGGCAGCATCGGTGGTGGCAGCGGCACCTGGGGCTCGTCCACCAACTGGACCGACCCCACCGGTACCCAGACCCAGGGTGCGGGCAACCAGTTCGTGATCTTCGGCGGGCAGGGCGGCACCGTGACCGTGGCCGGTAACCAGAGCTTCACCGGCATGCAGGTGCTCGACAGCGGCTATAACTTCGTCGCCGGCAGCAATGGCAGCCTGAGCCCTACCAATGGCAGCGATGGCAGCCTGGCCAAGGTACGGATCAATGGTGGAGTGGTAACCCAGATCGATGCACCGCTGGTGGGCAGCGGCGGTATCGAGAAAACCGATGCCGGGGTCTTGCTGCTCACGGGTGCCAACACCTACACCGGCGGCACCACGGTCAGTGGCGGCACCCTGGCGGGCAACACCACCAGCTTGCAGGGACGGATGCTGGTCAACGCCCGGATGTTGTTCGCGCAGAACAGCAATGGCGTGTTCAACGGCCTGCTCAGTGGTACTGGTACGGTGGTCAAGCAGGGCGCTGGTTTGCTGCAGCTCAATGGCAACCAGCCCTTCAGCGGCACCCTGGCGGTGGAGCAGGGCACTGTACAGATCGGCGACGCCCCGGCTTCCCTGGCTGGGCAGGTGGTGGTCAGCAATGGCGCCGCGTTGCAAGGCAACGGCAGCGTCGGGGGGCTGGTCAACAATGGCCTGGTGAGTTCCGGCGGGCCGATCGGCAAGCTGGCGGTCACCGGCAACTTCAGCAACGGCAGCACCGGGACCCTGCAACTGACACCGACCTCGGCCACGAGCCCGGCGTTGCAAGTGGGTGGCACCGCCAACCTGGCGGGCAATCTGCAGGTCACCGGCCTGAACTACGGTGGCGGCACCACCAGCTACTCGCTGATCAACGCCGGTGGCGGCATCACCGGTACTTTCAGCAGCAGCAACCTGCCGCAACTGGTGTTCCTCGACACCTCGCTGGCCTACAGCGCCAACCAGGTGAACCTGAATGTCAGCCGCAACCAGACCGCCTTCGTCGACGTCGCCCAGACCCGCAACCAGCGCGGAGTGGCGGCGGCACTGGGCGCCTATTCGGGAGATGACGACGATCCGGCCGATCAGTTGAACGATCAGATCCTCGGCCTGGACCGGGCCGGGGCACAGAATGCGTTCAATAGCCTGTCCGGGGAAATCCATGCCAGTACGGTCAGCGCCTTGCTGGAGGATTCGCGCTACATGCGCGATGCCCTCAACGACCGCATGCGCCAGCCTGGCTGCAACAGTAGCCAGGACGACCCTCGGCAAGTGCTGGCCAGCCGTGAAAATCGCTTGAGCAGCAGCGGTTGCCAGGGCGAGATGGTGGGCTGGATGCGTGTGTTGGGTACCTGGGGCGACATGTCCGGCAACAGCAATACCGCCAAGCTGGATCGCAACCTGTCGGGCTTCGTGCTGGGCAGCGACCGCCAGCTGGATGACACCTGGCGAGCCGGTGCGGCCGTGGGTTATACCCGCAGCGACCTGAAGGCCAGTCAGCGGCAGTCGGAAGCCACGGTCAACACCACCCACCTTGGGGCCTACCTCAATTCCCAGTTCGATGCCGTTGCGGTGCGCCTGGGGGCGGCCTACAGCTGGCACAAGATCGAGACCAAGCGTGACGTCGCCGTCGGCAGCTACAGCGATCGCCTGAAGGCCGACTACAACGCCCGCAGTGCCCAGGTCTTCGGTGAGGTCGGTTATGCCATGGACGCCGCGGGCGTGGCGCTGGAACCTTTCGTCGGGCTGTCCTATGTCAACTACGACAGCGACACCGGCAAGGAGAAGGGCGGCGCTGCGGCACTCAAGGCCAAGGCCAGCCAGGACGTGACGTTCTCCACCGTTGGCCTGCGCGCGGGCAAGCGCATTACCTTGAGCAACGGCCAGCAGCTCACCCCTCGACTGGGCCTGGGCTGGCGCCATGCCTATGGCGATACCAAGCCGGATGCCGACCTGAGCTTCATCGATGGCGGCACCTCGTTCACGACCCAGGGCGTGCCGATCGCCAAGGACAGCGCGCTGGTCGAGGCCGGCCTGGACTATCAGGTCACGCCGGCTGGCAAATTGGGTATCGGCTACTCGGGGCAGCTGTCCGGGCAGACCAAGGACCATGCCATGACGCTCAACTTCTCCCTCGATTTCTAA